Genomic DNA from Carassius gibelio isolate Cgi1373 ecotype wild population from Czech Republic chromosome B14, carGib1.2-hapl.c, whole genome shotgun sequence:
ACTAAGAGTCTAGAAAAGAACATCAAATTAGTCATCTGTGACAATAAATGAGCacataaaatactgatataaaacaaattttataatcttgcttatattttatcaatgtgaTTTAAAAGTAAGATTACAATATTTCAGATCAATATTTCAATTTTCAAGTGTTACCCAAGTTAATGTTCATGATTTTGTATGCATTAccttacatgcatatatatatatatatatatatatatatatatatatatatatatatatatatatatatatatatatatatatatatatatatatatatatatatatatattccagtatttcaggtggtgtgtgtgtgtgtttacacctgtgttacaaggaccctgttttatgaggaccgtcataagaacatagtcttgacatagtcttgatgtcacattgtgtgtgtgtttagacccGTGTTATGAGGACCccgttttatgaggaccatcataagaacatggtCTTGATGTTTGACCGAAGAATCTCAGTGAGTCGTTTGTTTGACAAAAGCCTGGTATTTGAAGACCCTAGTTATCACCATGACATTGGGCTGCGTGGATgtgaaatattaggctaaatatgGATCATTCACATCCCATTGTGGCCATATGATATTGAAAATGTCTAATTGTTATATTTAGATTAAGTATCTTGAAATAGGAGTTGGTAAAAAGTCAGTTTTATTTAATCACCacatattttgaaatgataaCTGAGTAGAATCAGTGTCTAAAGAACCTAAAGAACTCTGAACAAGGCACAGCAGCTATAAAGGTATCCAAGAAGTTCTTGAAATAATTGTGTTTGTCCTTAAAAGAATGGAACAGATTACATTCTCTCTTAGAAAAAAGTCTTGACTTGACTGGGACTCTTCAGTAAAGTCAAGACCaagttcttatgatggtcctcataaaacagggtcctcgtaacacaggtgtaaacacacacacaatgtgacatcaagactatgttaagactatgttcttatgatggtcctcataaaacagggtcctcgtaacacaggtgtaaacacacacacacaatgtgacatcaagaccatgttaagactatgttcttatgatggtcctcataaaacagggtcttcgtaacacaggtgtaaacacacacacacaaccacaagactatgttcttatgatggtcctcataaaacagggtcctcgtaacacaggtgtaaacacacacacacaatgtgacatcaagaccatgttaagactatgttcttatgatggtcctcataaaacagggtcctcgtaacacaggtgtaaacacacacacacaaccacaagactatgttcttatgatggtcctcataaaacagggtcctcgtaacacaggtgtaaacacacacaatgtgacatcaagaccatgttaagactatgttcttatgatggtcctcatgaAACAGGTGTAAACATACACACATCCTGACATACTGGAATGTACAtgcatgtaatgtaaaaaataaaaagttactaaCATTAACTTAGGTAACAACTGATGTTTAATACCTTTACTTTACTATAATCCAATAAGTCAGAATGGACAGTATAGAGGTGTCAGTACCGTGCATCTCCATGGCCACTCAGAATCACCATAATCATATGTGATCTCTTCACCAGGACAGATGCTCCTTGTGGCAAATAAACATAAGTGAGGTTTTCCATCCACACGAATCGTCTTCATCCTGCTGTTTGGGTTAATATGGTCATCGTTTACAAGCCGCCCAAGAGAACCGTCATCTCGGGCTGCATCGACACTAAACAAGAGACAGACAATATCAGCACTGAAACCTTAGGACCAGCAGATGTCATATTCTGTGATCACCAATCATTTAACACTCATCACCAAGCTTTGAAAACACATGACTGATAATTATAGCAAAATATGACCTCTAATCATTGACATTTCCACTGACACATTTTGAATCATGTAAATTAATTACCAGTTAACATGTAGATCAAACACGTGTACATACCAGAGGAGTTTTCCATTGTAGCGAAACTCAAACATGAAAACTTTAAGTGCATCGTGATATATTCTTTGCCTCCGCTCACATTCTTCTTTGCTGATGAGGTCTCCTCTGTATTCCAGCAGGAAATCTCCTTTCTCAAAGTCAGTACAGCTGAACACACCCCTCCCTAAACAACAACAGAGAGGTGAAACCATCACGAGAACCACACGTCATCAACCGGAGACAGATTTAGTACACGAGTCACTTTAAATGCAtagaaagaaaattctgtcatcatttacaaaccATCAAATGGTTAGTAATGTCTTATTTTGCCCAACAAAAGATATACAGGACTGAGACAACCTAATGGTGACTATATGATGACAAAAtcttcacttttgggtgaactatacctttaacttCAATCAATTAATTTACCTCACCTTTAAGATGACTGATGAACCTGCCCTCGAGTCCATTCTTGTCTTTCTGTTCAAGTGAAAACTGTATGGCCTCCTCCACGGGCTTCAGCTTTCTCCTTCGCCTCACACCTTCAGCCATCCTCTGTGTCTGCTTTAATAACAATAAGAACTGTTGGACAGAATATATGTTGAATATGATGTATTCTGAGCATATGCTGAATATACTATTTTGACTGGTTATCTTTGtaaaagtgctttgacacaatatgcATTCTACAAAGCACactacaaataaaggtgactttaactattatatacagtacatattggGAAGTGAAAAGAGCACATCTCTGagtttattaattaaaacaagcTGAACAGTAATAATAGTAAACAGAACTGCCCCTCCCCTTCAGACTGTAACCATGACAACAGATTATTATGATGGCTAGACTGTTCTATTACTTTTACAGTTATACTGTGAACGAAAAGAATGTAAACTGACAAGCACTGCTGAGTCTCGTCTGATGTTACTCTTTATAGACGAGACTTACAGTAATCACGCTAGCGCCATTAGCATCACGCGCTAGCTGCTTTCTAAAGAGCACTGAAGACACTCACGAACAAGCCAAACTGAGCCACAAGCTCTCAGAGAAACGGTTTAACAGCAGTATTACTAACCTTTCATATAATAGTTGTTTCCAACAGCTTCACACCACAGATGTCTTCGCTTCAGGTGCACAGATTGTGTCCGGTCCAAACAGGAAGTTACAAACAGTCACACTTGCCTCGCTGATTAAAGCACGTGTACACgggatttataattataataataataattattatatatttaaataaccatCTATGAAACGTTACATTAATAGCGTTAcattaatttacagatattaaaccGAGTAATTACAGCTTTGATGTCACATTCATACTTTATATGATGATATTTAAGGAACATGTTTAATTGCACGATcagtatgcatttatataattaaatacaatcgataaattattacaaaaaatgtttaaataattaccaAACTGCATTAACTTACTTGTACGGCGCTATTAGCGGCAGAatgtagccccgcccaccgccGCCATTTTGTTTTCCCGCCTTCCGATGCCGATCTAACCAATCAGCGGCCTCCAAACTTACACAAGtgtaaaatatgcaaattttcGATGACGCGGATGCAGTACCGGGGCCGGGCTGCAGGGGCGCACTCCCGAGCTCAGAGGATACACAGTGTATAGtaaaatttcagatttttgtggtATATTAGGACATGGCGCGAAACTTTGAGAGGGAGCTTCTGGGACATAGAGAAAGGCATCTACACTGTCGGAATTATAAGGACATGGGCCCTGTCCTCATAAACCCAAATGTCCCTGTAATGCTGGTGCGTATTCAGGTCAAAAGTCCTTGTAAACCAcaaaaaccaacacacacacacacacacacacacacacacacacagtactgtgcaaaagtcttaagccactagtattttcaccaacaaaaatggttttgagtcagttatttctatcttttgtggTAGTGTGTCgatagtaaatatcagtttacatttccaaacattatttttgccacttCAAGAACCCTACCTGCAaaggacaaaagctttttttaatacatagtgtggtcacaccaaattgatttaattaataaaatatatttatggcaTTTTTTGATGGCATCcttactttacagcatttttacacaagtgcctaaaactttatACAGTATTGTAGCTTTGCAGGCTTCTTTAAGCGTTTTGGAGTCACAGTTCCACTGGATTtaatctgtctcagtttgttctgtttcttcacggcattccagacagactggatgatgatgagatctgATCTTTGTGtcgagcactggctgctgtcagactccttgtgcaaacaaacatctcactggattattacatttaatggcaatgttttaa
This window encodes:
- the LOC127971029 gene encoding uncharacterized protein LOC127971029 isoform X3 — encoded protein: MAEGVRRRRKLKPVEEAIQFSLEQKDKNGLEGRFISHLKGRGVFSCTDFEKGDFLLEYRGDLISKEECERRQRIYHDALKVFMFEFRYNGKLLCVDAARDDGSLGRLVNDDHINPNSRMKTIRVDGKPHLCLFATRSICPGEEITYDYGDSEWPWRCTTLSVVEPSTLEVNTLSQSEDTDVEKLKVVSDQSVLDSSICAASEGLEKVTLNKDQLLLDDQDCVEKMSPVKEHVLNEEQSFCAPVEGVKEVCRHVVVTSAISSMDKCAECVGPVAALKWIGLRCKLCSSFWHKSCYLKRHEWDGRRSSCVRKYLI
- the LOC127971029 gene encoding uncharacterized protein LOC127971029 isoform X4 — protein: MAEGVRRRRKLKPVEEAIQFSLEQKDKNGLEGRFISHLKGRGVFSCTDFEKGDFLLEYRGDLISKEECERRQRIYHDALKVFMFEFRYNGKLLCVDAARDDGSLGRLVNDDHINPNSRMKTIRVDGKPHLCLFATRSICPGEEITYDYGDSEWPWRCTTLSVVEPSTLEVNTLSESEDTDVEKLKVVSDQSVLDSSICAASEGLEKVTLNKDQLLLDDQDCVEKMSPVKEHVLNEEQSFCAPVEGVKEVCRHVVVTSAISSMDKCAECVGPVAALKWIGLRCKLCSSFWHKSCYLKRHEWDGRRSSCVRKYLI